From Sediminibacterium sp. TEGAF015, a single genomic window includes:
- a CDS encoding protein-L-isoaspartate(D-aspartate) O-methyltransferase — MQKKRDYSDTYRHKGMRKKLIETLREKGITDEAVLEAMNKIPRHFFLESAFDEIAYENRAFPISADQTISHPYTVAYQTQLLQIKKGDKVLEIGTGSIYQTTILAELGPQWVYTIERQKKLYEEQQEYYHFKRNYPNIKFFFGDGFKGLPTYAPFDKILITAAAPFVPPMLIEQLKPGGMMVIPVNEGEAQRMMRITKLSDGRLQEELFDEFSFVPMLQGKTD; from the coding sequence ATGCAAAAGAAACGAGACTATTCTGATACATATCGTCACAAAGGGATGCGCAAGAAGTTGATTGAAACCTTGCGTGAAAAGGGCATTACGGATGAAGCCGTTTTGGAAGCAATGAATAAGATACCCAGGCATTTTTTCCTGGAATCTGCTTTTGATGAAATTGCTTATGAAAATCGTGCATTCCCAATTTCTGCAGATCAGACTATTTCGCATCCTTATACTGTAGCCTATCAGACCCAGTTGCTACAAATCAAAAAAGGGGATAAGGTATTGGAAATTGGAACTGGAAGTATTTATCAGACAACCATTCTGGCAGAGCTGGGACCTCAATGGGTTTACACCATCGAAAGGCAAAAAAAATTATATGAAGAGCAGCAGGAATACTATCATTTCAAAAGAAATTATCCCAACATCAAGTTTTTTTTCGGGGATGGTTTTAAGGGGTTGCCTACGTATGCTCCATTTGATAAAATCTTAATCACTGCAGCCGCTCCATTTGTTCCCCCCATGCTAATTGAACAGTTAAAACCCGGAGGTATGATGGTGATACCTGTAAACGAAGGAGAAGCGCAAAGAATGATGCGCATAACCAAACTATCTGACGGAAGATTACAGGAAGAATTGTTTGATGAGTTTTCTTTTGTTCCTATGTTACAGGGAAAGACAGATTAG
- a CDS encoding phospho-sugar mutase → MDAAIQANVNTWLNGNYDQETKNQILALQANQPDELADAFYRNLEFGTGGLRGLMGVGTNRVNKYTIGMATQGFSNYLKKTYPNAAIQLAIAHDSRNNSRFFAETTANVFAANGIKVFLFEALRPTPELSYAIRKLGCQAGVVCTASHNPKEYNGYKAYWNDGGQLVPPHDKNVITEVEAIKSVDEVKWSGGEANITIIGEELDAQYINMVKELSVYPDVVAAQKDLKIVYTPIHGTGITLVPKVLKAFGFENVHIVEEQSTPDGNFPTVKYPNPEESETMSIGLNKARALNADILLGTDPDADRVGIGVKNHKGEWVLMNGNQTAVLAFAYMMEARKAKGIAQPNDMVVSTIVTTEMINEVAKQNNVACYNVLTGFKWIAEKIKELEGKENYVIGGEESFGLMIGDQIRDKDAVSAVALMCEMAAYEKNKGRSLFDKMIDLYIQYGFYYENLISITKKGMNGQKEIADMMEGYRSNPPSSINGSAVTTLLDYQLQVGKNLQTGETWPIQLPKSNVLQFITADGSKISARPSGTEPKIKFYFSVNTNLASREEFDEKQKELENRIDGIIHSMNLK, encoded by the coding sequence ATGGACGCAGCAATACAGGCTAATGTAAACACTTGGTTAAATGGCAATTATGATCAGGAAACCAAAAATCAAATACTGGCTTTGCAAGCCAATCAACCCGATGAACTGGCTGATGCGTTTTACCGAAATCTTGAATTTGGTACAGGTGGATTAAGAGGTTTAATGGGCGTTGGTACCAACAGGGTGAATAAGTATACCATTGGTATGGCTACCCAGGGGTTTTCCAATTATTTAAAGAAAACCTATCCGAATGCCGCTATTCAATTAGCTATTGCGCACGATAGTAGAAATAATAGCCGTTTTTTTGCAGAAACAACTGCCAATGTTTTTGCTGCTAATGGTATTAAAGTGTTTTTGTTTGAAGCATTAAGACCAACTCCGGAATTGAGCTATGCTATACGCAAACTGGGATGTCAAGCAGGGGTAGTTTGTACAGCTTCCCATAATCCCAAAGAATACAATGGATATAAAGCTTATTGGAATGATGGCGGTCAGCTGGTGCCGCCACACGATAAAAATGTTATCACTGAGGTTGAAGCAATTAAAAGTGTAGATGAAGTAAAGTGGAGTGGAGGGGAAGCCAATATTACCATAATAGGGGAAGAACTGGATGCCCAGTACATCAACATGGTAAAAGAATTGAGTGTCTATCCTGATGTTGTTGCTGCGCAGAAAGACTTGAAGATAGTGTATACTCCCATACACGGAACAGGCATAACATTGGTGCCTAAAGTCTTAAAAGCTTTCGGATTCGAAAATGTTCATATAGTTGAAGAACAGTCAACTCCCGATGGAAATTTTCCGACAGTAAAATATCCCAATCCGGAAGAAAGTGAAACCATGAGTATTGGTTTAAATAAAGCCCGTGCATTGAATGCAGATATCTTATTGGGAACAGATCCTGATGCTGATCGTGTAGGCATTGGAGTAAAGAATCATAAAGGTGAATGGGTTTTGATGAATGGGAATCAGACAGCTGTATTGGCATTTGCATATATGATGGAAGCGAGAAAAGCAAAAGGTATTGCCCAACCTAATGATATGGTTGTATCTACCATTGTAACTACTGAAATGATCAATGAAGTAGCTAAACAAAATAATGTTGCCTGCTATAATGTATTAACCGGCTTTAAATGGATCGCAGAAAAAATTAAAGAACTGGAAGGCAAAGAAAACTATGTAATCGGAGGGGAGGAAAGTTTTGGGTTAATGATAGGTGATCAAATTAGAGATAAAGATGCTGTAAGTGCAGTTGCTTTGATGTGCGAGATGGCAGCTTATGAAAAGAATAAGGGCAGATCCTTGTTTGATAAAATGATTGACCTCTATATTCAATACGGCTTCTATTATGAGAACCTCATCAGTATTACTAAGAAAGGAATGAATGGTCAAAAAGAGATTGCCGATATGATGGAAGGATATCGTTCTAATCCGCCATCTTCCATCAATGGATCTGCAGTAACCACTTTATTGGACTATCAATTGCAAGTGGGTAAGAATTTACAAACCGGAGAGACTTGGCCAATACAACTTCCCAAAAGCAATGTGCTTCAGTTTATAACAGCAGACGGAAGTAAAATTTCTGCAAGGCCATCAGGTACTGAACCCAAAATCAAGTTTTATTTCAGTGTTAATACAAATTTAGCAAGTCGCGAAGAATTTGATGAAAAGCAAAAAGAACTTGAAAATAGAATTGATGGAATTATCCATAGTATGAACCTAAAATAG
- a CDS encoding carboxy terminal-processing peptidase, producing the protein MKSRKGLVLTALVLFGSLFIAFRSINGADSNEKIAQQQRLLNTVGMLLEQQHYSPKKINDDFSKKVFKGYLDQLDGDKSLFTAADVSGLKKMETTIDDEIHGATMQFQPAVSAIYTKRVDETVRFYKEILSRPFDFSVNESVQLDGEKLNYTQTDAERKDRWRKKLKYYTLERFVDLQEEREKNKGKDSFRVLPDDSLELNARNSVLKMMDRTFNRIKTTFTEEQRFNSFINVITNLMDPHTDYYPPVEKRAFDERMSNQFYGIGAQLQQDDNGIKIASIVTGGPAWKSGAIVAGDIIIKVAQGANEPVDVSGYGTEDAVKLIRGDKGTEVRITFKKQDGTTRTVSLIREKIEQDEGLARSAIVMQGNDKIGYIALPDFYANFEDKNGFKCSEDVAEEVKKLKAEKVKGIVIDLRNNGGGSLLEVVKMVGLFIPSGPVVQVKERDGRVDQQTWRDNDESVLYDGPLAVMVNELSASASEIFAAAIQDYKRGIVIGSSSTYGKGTVQRPIPFGRPIDFYSSRTEFGAVSLTFQKFYRVNGGSTQLKGVVPDIIMPDTYEYLKIREKDNPNSLPWDAIPQTGYQLWNGGTGGQLDQIIKREQNRIVSDPNLKLLQDNLKWLTANNDNPINLQIDQFKQIQKRITNTVNQNNTLLKLKNELNVQAMEADRDKFYNNPDKNKGLRYQEWLKLLKHDLHIDAGVKVIQELSENHSATARN; encoded by the coding sequence ATGAAGAGTAGAAAAGGGTTAGTGTTAACGGCTCTGGTATTATTTGGCTCACTTTTTATTGCCTTTAGAAGCATAAACGGAGCAGATTCCAACGAAAAAATAGCACAGCAGCAAAGACTTTTAAATACAGTAGGAATGTTGTTAGAACAACAACATTACAGTCCTAAAAAAATCAATGATGATTTTTCAAAAAAAGTGTTCAAGGGCTATCTTGATCAGCTGGATGGAGACAAAAGCCTTTTTACAGCAGCGGATGTAAGCGGGCTCAAGAAAATGGAGACAACCATTGATGATGAAATCCATGGGGCAACTATGCAATTTCAGCCTGCTGTTAGTGCTATTTATACAAAACGTGTAGACGAAACTGTCCGATTTTACAAAGAAATACTTTCTCGCCCATTTGATTTTTCAGTAAACGAATCAGTGCAACTGGATGGCGAAAAATTGAACTATACACAAACAGATGCAGAACGAAAGGATCGCTGGAGAAAAAAGCTCAAATATTATACATTGGAGCGATTTGTGGATTTACAGGAAGAGAGGGAAAAAAATAAAGGCAAGGATAGTTTCAGGGTATTGCCAGATGACAGTCTAGAACTCAATGCCAGAAACAGTGTGCTAAAAATGATGGACCGTACTTTCAACCGCATCAAAACAACCTTTACCGAAGAACAACGTTTCAATTCTTTTATCAATGTCATTACCAATTTAATGGATCCGCATACGGACTATTATCCACCGGTTGAGAAAAGAGCATTTGATGAGAGAATGAGCAACCAGTTTTATGGAATAGGTGCTCAGTTACAACAGGATGACAACGGTATTAAAATAGCTAGTATTGTTACGGGAGGCCCTGCCTGGAAATCCGGAGCAATTGTGGCAGGAGATATTATTATTAAAGTTGCACAAGGTGCTAACGAACCTGTTGATGTGAGTGGTTACGGAACAGAAGATGCGGTTAAATTAATAAGAGGTGATAAGGGTACAGAAGTAAGGATCACCTTTAAAAAGCAGGATGGTACTACCAGAACGGTTTCACTTATCAGAGAGAAAATAGAGCAAGATGAAGGGTTGGCTCGCAGTGCTATTGTTATGCAGGGCAATGATAAAATAGGGTACATCGCCTTGCCTGATTTCTATGCTAATTTTGAAGATAAGAATGGGTTTAAATGCTCGGAGGATGTAGCAGAAGAAGTAAAAAAACTAAAAGCAGAGAAAGTAAAAGGAATTGTTATAGATCTCAGAAACAATGGAGGTGGTTCCTTACTGGAAGTAGTTAAAATGGTTGGGTTGTTTATCCCATCTGGGCCTGTAGTTCAGGTAAAGGAAAGAGATGGCAGAGTAGATCAACAAACCTGGAGAGACAATGACGAATCGGTTTTATATGATGGACCATTGGCTGTTATGGTGAATGAACTGAGTGCTTCCGCTAGTGAAATTTTTGCTGCTGCTATCCAGGATTACAAGAGAGGCATTGTAATTGGTAGTAGTTCTACTTATGGAAAAGGAACAGTACAAAGACCAATACCTTTTGGCAGACCCATTGATTTTTACAGCAGCAGAACCGAGTTTGGAGCAGTAAGCTTAACCTTCCAGAAATTCTACAGGGTAAATGGAGGAAGCACACAACTAAAAGGTGTTGTTCCGGATATCATTATGCCAGATACGTATGAGTATCTGAAAATAAGGGAAAAAGACAATCCGAATTCTCTGCCTTGGGATGCCATTCCGCAAACCGGTTATCAGTTATGGAATGGGGGAACAGGCGGTCAGTTGGATCAAATCATTAAAAGAGAACAGAACAGAATTGTTTCTGATCCTAATTTGAAATTATTGCAGGATAATTTGAAATGGTTAACTGCCAATAATGATAACCCCATAAACCTTCAGATTGATCAGTTTAAGCAAATACAAAAACGAATTACAAATACTGTAAATCAAAATAACACTTTGCTTAAATTGAAGAATGAGTTGAATGTTCAGGCAATGGAAGCGGACAGAGATAAATTTTATAATAATCCTGACAAAAATAAAGGGCTTCGTTATCAGGAGTGGTTAAAATTATTAAAGCATGATCTGCACATTGATGCAGGAGTGAAAGTGATTCAGGAATTGTCTGAAAACCATTCAGCAACAGCAAGAAATTGA
- a CDS encoding (Fe-S)-binding protein — translation MQYVQQVLFCIMAAGAIYWFSKKVAEIRRNIFLGKAQDLSDNPGKRWNNVLLLALGQKKMFQNVPVAIMHFIIYAGFIIINIEVLEIVLDGILGTHRLFLPYLGIVYGWLINIFEWLAAGVILVCIIFLSRRNWLKLKRFISKDLNGWPKTDANLILITEIVLMSLFLTMNAADQILQDRSVAHYEQTGNFFLSAQLIPIFEGLSDGTLMAIERTAWWIHIAGIFAFLNYLPYSKHLHIALAFPNAYYAKLDAPGKMKNMPEVQNEVLYAMQPELAPSNAAPPASFGAKDVFDLSWKNLLDAYSCTECGRCTSECPANQTGKLLSPRKIMMATRDRLEDVGRNINVNKSFVSDNKSLLHDYISVEELRACTTCNACVEACPVSISPLDIIVELRRSLIMEESNAPQEWNGTFSNIENNFAPWKFSPDDRDKWATEMAS, via the coding sequence ATGCAGTACGTACAACAAGTTTTGTTTTGCATTATGGCCGCAGGAGCCATTTACTGGTTTTCAAAAAAAGTGGCTGAAATCAGAAGAAATATTTTTCTGGGCAAAGCACAGGATTTATCAGATAATCCCGGAAAAAGGTGGAACAACGTTCTTTTATTGGCATTGGGGCAAAAGAAAATGTTTCAGAATGTACCAGTTGCTATTATGCATTTTATCATTTATGCAGGTTTCATTATCATCAATATAGAAGTGCTAGAAATTGTATTGGATGGCATTTTAGGTACGCACCGACTTTTTCTTCCTTATCTTGGTATAGTGTATGGCTGGCTTATCAATATTTTTGAGTGGCTGGCGGCAGGAGTAATTTTGGTTTGTATCATTTTTCTTTCCAGAAGAAACTGGCTCAAGCTAAAAAGATTTATCAGCAAGGATTTAAACGGATGGCCTAAAACAGATGCCAACCTGATTCTGATTACAGAGATTGTATTAATGAGTTTGTTCTTAACCATGAATGCAGCAGATCAGATTCTACAAGACAGAAGTGTTGCGCATTATGAACAAACTGGTAATTTTTTCCTGTCAGCTCAATTAATTCCAATATTTGAAGGGCTTTCTGACGGCACATTAATGGCCATTGAAAGAACAGCCTGGTGGATACATATTGCCGGTATTTTCGCTTTCTTGAATTACCTGCCTTATTCCAAGCATCTGCATATTGCGCTAGCATTCCCCAACGCATACTATGCCAAACTGGACGCTCCTGGAAAAATGAAAAATATGCCTGAAGTACAAAATGAAGTTTTGTATGCCATGCAACCAGAACTAGCTCCTTCCAATGCTGCTCCACCAGCAAGTTTTGGAGCCAAAGATGTCTTTGATTTAAGCTGGAAAAATTTACTGGATGCTTATAGCTGCACTGAGTGCGGAAGATGTACGTCTGAATGTCCTGCAAATCAGACTGGAAAATTATTGAGCCCCAGAAAAATAATGATGGCTACCCGTGACAGACTGGAAGATGTGGGAAGAAATATTAATGTAAATAAATCCTTTGTTTCAGATAACAAATCATTGTTACACGATTATATTTCCGTTGAAGAACTCAGAGCCTGTACTACATGTAATGCATGTGTAGAGGCCTGCCCGGTGAGTATTTCTCCACTCGATATCATTGTAGAATTGAGAAGATCATTAATTATGGAAGAAAGCAATGCTCCTCAGGAATGGAATGGTACTTTCAGCAATATTGAAAACAACTTTGCACCATGGAAATTCTCTCCCGATGATCGTGACAAATGGGCAACTGAAATGGCATCTTAA
- a CDS encoding (Fe-S)-binding protein: MKINTMADMMANGETPEILFWVGCAGSFDQRAQKITKAFATILDKVGMKFAILGKEEACTGDPARRAGNEFLFQMMAYQNIQILNGYNIKKIVTTCPHCFNTLKNEYPELGGNYKVIHHTTLLQELIDQGKIILKEGGSFKGKKISFHDSCYLGRANNIYEAPRKVLEALDAELIEMKRCRTKGLCCGAGGAQMFKEDEPGNKRINIERADEALETGATFIAAACPFCNTMMMDGVKNREKENEVAVLDIAEMIAESMA; this comes from the coding sequence ATGAAGATCAATACAATGGCTGACATGATGGCAAATGGCGAAACACCTGAAATTTTATTTTGGGTAGGTTGCGCAGGAAGCTTTGATCAGCGTGCACAAAAAATCACAAAAGCATTTGCTACTATTCTTGATAAGGTTGGAATGAAGTTTGCCATTTTAGGAAAGGAAGAAGCATGTACCGGAGACCCTGCAAGAAGAGCTGGGAATGAATTTCTTTTCCAGATGATGGCTTACCAGAATATTCAGATCCTAAATGGCTACAATATCAAAAAAATTGTAACTACCTGTCCCCATTGCTTTAATACATTGAAAAATGAATATCCTGAACTGGGAGGCAATTACAAAGTAATACACCATACAACCCTATTGCAGGAATTAATTGATCAGGGAAAAATTATATTGAAAGAGGGTGGCAGTTTCAAAGGAAAAAAAATTTCCTTTCATGACAGTTGCTATTTGGGCAGGGCCAATAATATTTACGAAGCCCCCCGTAAAGTGCTTGAAGCATTGGATGCAGAGTTGATAGAAATGAAAAGATGTCGAACAAAAGGACTTTGTTGTGGTGCAGGAGGAGCTCAAATGTTCAAAGAAGATGAGCCTGGCAATAAGCGGATTAATATAGAAAGAGCAGATGAGGCTTTGGAAACAGGAGCTACCTTTATAGCAGCTGCTTGTCCATTCTGCAATACAATGATGATGGATGGTGTAAAAAACAGAGAAAAGGAAAATGAAGTAGCTGTGCTGGATATTGCAGAAATGATTGCCGAAAGCATGGCATAA
- a CDS encoding phosphoribosyltransferase family protein — protein MSERKYVLTASAAQQKLKRMSLEIAESLSGQTGELYLLGIQQSGMIIAEEMAKLLGGLLNKKIRTIAVQLNKQKPTDVVLSEQVDLNGANIVLIDDVTNSGKTLLYALKPLLEAHPRSIQTLVLVERMHKQFPVKPDFVGLSIATTQEEHIQVETAGGSIFGAFVL, from the coding sequence ATGTCTGAAAGAAAATACGTTTTAACAGCATCGGCAGCTCAACAAAAACTAAAAAGAATGAGTCTGGAAATTGCTGAGAGCCTAAGTGGTCAAACAGGGGAGCTATATTTATTAGGTATCCAGCAAAGCGGGATGATTATTGCGGAAGAAATGGCGAAATTATTGGGGGGATTGCTGAACAAAAAGATTAGAACCATTGCGGTACAGCTAAATAAGCAAAAGCCTACCGACGTGGTTTTGAGTGAGCAGGTAGATCTGAATGGAGCAAATATTGTGTTGATAGATGATGTAACCAATAGCGGGAAAACCTTGCTGTATGCACTAAAGCCATTATTGGAAGCTCATCCACGCAGTATACAAACGCTGGTACTGGTAGAAAGAATGCATAAGCAATTTCCAGTAAAACCTGATTTTGTGGGATTGTCAATTGCTACCACACAAGAAGAGCATATTCAGGTTGAAACAGCAGGAGGTAGCATTTTTGGGGCTTTTGTTTTATAA
- a CDS encoding outer membrane beta-barrel family protein, which translates to MRKFLGIFLLAGMIMGHAKAQMPPMMGGRGAGAGASQNMNIGHFYGKMVDSKTNKGIEGVTVQLRGNKFDTVSKKMKEAILGTVITKSNGDFSFENLPLFGSFKLNATALAYKTIDQSISFGIKMPSGGAGGGNMQQMIGMADKDLGNIKMEEDATNLGNVTVTASTKPQFELGIDRKIFNVDKNLMGSGQTATELMRNIPALNVDIDGNVTLRNAAPTLFIDGRPTTITLDQIPSDIIDRVELITNPSAKFDASGGNAGILNIVLKKNKKVGYNGGIRAGIDSRGMLNGGGDINLRQNKLNFTGSGVYNQRKSISEGITDRNNLLATPSSIYNVQDATNKGYFAFFRGGIDYFVDNRNTISVTANYNRGQFDNDQTQRVDSTIKNIPTSYSNIGTQSTSNFRNLGTQISYKHNFAKNGHNISSDYNYNKSTNDNFSNIGNFTYNLNGTQKGNPLLQRGIGSGGTTNHTFQIDYENPLTDDTKFEAGGRFAIRDFNNKLDQFRFNQFTGQYELIPLISSRYKYTDAVYAAYSTYSFRVNKWSYQLGLRAESSNYTGTLLNSKGADSATFSVKFPLSLFPSAFITYKIDEKQDFQINYSRRVNRPNFFQLMPFPDYSDPQNINMGNAGLKPEFTNSFEMSWNNAYKKGSNFLVTAFFKHSTNLITRYVYRDANALIPGDSAFFSTFINANSARSFGLELTNKTSVNSWWEMTVNLNIFNSRINATVPGQPNLVQAQWSWFTKMNNTFKLGKGFSIQLSGDYQAKTVLPQSSGGGGRGGGGGGGMMFGGGPQSGAQGYNLPRYGVDLAIRKEFTWKNGKSGNLTLSMNDIFRTQLFQSYSESSFFNQTNQRRRDPQVLRLNFSYRFGKFDASLFKRKNTKADQSGGMDMMQQ; encoded by the coding sequence ATGCGTAAATTTTTAGGAATTTTTCTTTTAGCCGGGATGATCATGGGTCATGCCAAGGCACAAATGCCCCCAATGATGGGTGGTCGAGGTGCCGGAGCAGGTGCCAGCCAGAACATGAATATTGGTCATTTTTATGGTAAAATGGTAGATAGTAAAACCAACAAGGGAATTGAAGGTGTAACCGTACAGTTGAGAGGTAATAAATTTGATACCGTTTCAAAAAAAATGAAAGAAGCAATTTTAGGTACTGTTATTACTAAGTCTAATGGTGATTTCAGCTTTGAAAACCTCCCCCTTTTCGGATCATTCAAATTAAACGCTACAGCACTCGCTTATAAAACAATTGACCAGAGCATTTCTTTTGGTATCAAAATGCCATCCGGAGGTGCCGGCGGTGGTAATATGCAGCAGATGATTGGTATGGCAGATAAAGACTTGGGGAATATCAAAATGGAAGAAGATGCCACCAATCTGGGGAATGTTACAGTAACAGCATCTACCAAGCCACAATTTGAATTGGGCATAGATCGTAAAATTTTCAATGTAGACAAGAACCTGATGGGATCTGGTCAAACTGCCACTGAATTAATGCGTAATATTCCTGCTTTAAACGTAGACATTGACGGAAATGTTACTTTAAGGAATGCTGCTCCAACTTTGTTTATTGATGGAAGACCTACTACCATTACTTTGGACCAGATACCATCGGACATTATTGACCGTGTAGAATTGATTACCAACCCTTCAGCTAAGTTTGATGCTTCCGGCGGAAATGCAGGTATTTTAAATATCGTTTTGAAGAAAAATAAAAAAGTGGGTTACAATGGTGGCATCAGAGCTGGTATTGATTCTCGTGGTATGTTGAATGGCGGAGGAGATATCAATTTGCGTCAGAACAAATTGAACTTTACCGGTAGCGGTGTGTACAACCAGCGTAAATCAATTTCTGAAGGTATTACAGACAGAAACAATTTATTGGCAACGCCCAGTAGCATATACAATGTGCAAGATGCCACGAACAAAGGATATTTTGCTTTCTTCAGAGGTGGAATTGATTATTTTGTTGATAACAGAAATACGATTTCAGTAACTGCGAATTACAACAGAGGTCAATTTGATAATGACCAAACACAAAGAGTTGACTCTACCATAAAAAACATTCCAACTTCTTATTCAAATATTGGTACGCAGTCTACCAGCAATTTCAGGAACCTAGGTACTCAAATTAGCTATAAACACAATTTTGCAAAGAACGGACACAATATTTCCTCTGATTATAACTACAATAAAAGTACCAATGATAACTTTTCAAACATTGGAAACTTTACTTACAACTTGAATGGAACACAGAAAGGAAATCCATTGTTGCAGCGTGGAATAGGATCTGGCGGAACTACAAACCATACATTCCAGATTGATTATGAAAATCCGCTTACTGATGATACTAAATTTGAAGCTGGCGGCCGCTTTGCTATCAGAGACTTTAATAATAAACTGGATCAATTCCGTTTTAATCAATTTACAGGTCAGTATGAATTGATTCCATTAATAAGTAGCCGTTATAAATACACTGATGCAGTGTATGCCGCATACAGCACTTATAGCTTTAGAGTAAACAAATGGAGTTACCAACTGGGCTTAAGAGCAGAAAGCTCTAACTATACGGGAACTTTACTAAATTCAAAAGGTGCTGATTCTGCCACTTTCTCGGTGAAGTTTCCATTAAGCTTATTCCCTAGTGCATTCATAACTTATAAAATTGATGAGAAGCAGGATTTTCAGATTAACTATTCAAGAAGAGTTAACAGACCCAACTTCTTTCAGTTAATGCCTTTTCCGGATTACTCAGACCCTCAGAATATCAATATGGGAAATGCAGGTTTAAAACCTGAATTCACCAATTCATTTGAAATGAGCTGGAACAATGCTTACAAAAAAGGTTCTAACTTTTTGGTCACTGCTTTCTTCAAGCATTCTACCAATTTGATTACACGCTATGTATACAGAGATGCCAACGCGCTGATACCAGGAGATAGTGCATTTTTCAGCACATTTATTAATGCAAACAGTGCTAGATCCTTTGGCTTGGAATTAACCAATAAAACTTCGGTTAACAGCTGGTGGGAAATGACAGTGAACCTGAATATTTTCAACTCCAGGATAAATGCAACTGTTCCTGGTCAACCTAACTTGGTACAGGCACAATGGAGTTGGTTTACCAAGATGAACAACACATTCAAATTAGGCAAAGGTTTTTCAATTCAATTGAGTGGAGATTACCAGGCTAAAACTGTATTACCACAGAGCAGCGGTGGTGGTGGCCGCGGCGGTGGCGGCGGTGGTGGAATGATGTTTGGCGGTGGCCCTCAGTCAGGTGCTCAGGGGTATAACCTACCCAGATATGGAGTAGACCTTGCCATCAGAAAAGAGTTTACCTGGAAAAATGGGAAATCAGGCAATTTGACACTTAGCATGAACGATATATTCAGAACACAATTGTTCCAGAGTTATTCTGAAAGTTCATTCTTCAACCAAACCAACCAACGTAGAAGAGATCCACAGGTTTTACGCCTGAATTTCAGCTACCGTTTTGGAAAATTTGACGCAAGCTTATTTAAACGCAAAAATACCAAGGCCGACCAGAGTGGTGGTATGGATATGATGCAGCAATAA
- a CDS encoding DUF445 domain-containing protein — MSLIYLIPFISAFIGWFTNWVAIKMLFHPKEPVKILGITFIGIFPKRQAQFAEKLGKLVSAELLSFRDIEEKITNPSNMEALLPQIDAHIDHFLRVKLADHMPIISMFIGDQTITQMKTVFMAELQELFPDLMKSYMNQLQSQLDLEKIVIEKVKGFSSDKLEQILNDIMSKEFRFIEILGGVLGFIIGIIQVIITMIA, encoded by the coding sequence ATGAGTCTTATTTACCTGATACCCTTTATTTCAGCTTTTATTGGCTGGTTTACCAATTGGGTCGCCATTAAAATGCTTTTTCATCCTAAAGAACCGGTAAAAATTCTGGGAATCACTTTCATTGGGATTTTTCCCAAAAGACAAGCGCAGTTTGCCGAGAAACTGGGCAAATTGGTAAGTGCAGAGTTGCTCTCTTTTCGAGATATTGAAGAAAAAATTACCAACCCTAGCAATATGGAGGCCCTGCTCCCTCAGATAGACGCCCATATTGACCATTTCTTAAGAGTAAAGCTGGCTGACCATATGCCCATCATCAGTATGTTTATTGGCGATCAGACCATTACCCAGATGAAGACGGTTTTTATGGCAGAATTACAGGAATTATTTCCAGACTTAATGAAATCTTATATGAATCAACTGCAGTCTCAATTGGATCTAGAAAAAATTGTGATTGAAAAAGTAAAGGGATTCTCTTCTGATAAATTAGAGCAGATATTAAATGATATTATGTCCAAAGAATTTCGATTTATTGAAATTCTTGGTGGTGTTTTAGGATTCATCATTGGTATTATTCAGGTAATCATAACTATGATTGCTTAG